ATCGTTTTAGTTTTAAGGTTATTTGAATTATATAATATTaagtttaatcattttatattattataaaattatgaataattattaattaaaatatctacATAACAAATGATTTCGAAtactattataaataaaatagtcATTActataaaataagaaattaattatacttaaattgaatatttattaataattaaaattatataatatatttaaaagatattaaatatatatatatatataattaatttctaTATATGCTAGGCTACTTTAAAAAGGCCTTTGCATTTTTATTAGGCGAACTCAAGGGAGCGAAACCAAACAGGCTCGAGTTGCATCATCAGACGACGAGAGTGTATAACTAAGCAAAGCGGGCACTCCTGTCAACGGAAATCGGTAGAGAAAAGCCGTTTCTATGGCTTCATCTTCGTCTCCGTCTTCTCTTTCTCCCCCTAAAGTCCCGACGGAGCTTTACGTCACCAACCGCGAAAAGCTCCTTAAATCCCTCCGTCAATACCTCATCGAAACCTCCCGTCCTCTCCACGGCTTCGTCTTTCTTCAGGTGCATACATACGCTTCTACATATTGATACATTTAAGATGCAATCGTCTTTTGATGATTCTTTTTGTGTTTATCTGGGTTGATCTCATAGGGAGGCGAGGAAAAATTTCGCTACTGTACTGATCACATCGAACTCTTCAGGTACTAATGTtgatgcttttgaatttttctttgGAGTTCAGTTTATAGCTTATGATATTTGTAAATGGACGATTCATTCTATTTTCTAGGCAGGAGAGTTATTTTGCTTATCTTTTTGGAGTGACGGAGCCTGGCTTCTGTGGAGCAATTGTTAGCTACTCTCCCTCTCTCTGTCTCCTGTTCTTTAATCTATATATGCAGTAGTTGTTTACTTATTGAATTGAATTTCTGTGGTTTCTCGGTGGTGTTCTGTTGAAGGATGTTGCAACAGGGAATTCTATTCTGTTTGTTCCTAGGCTACCTGCTGATTACGCTGTTTGGTTGGGAGAAATAAAGCCATTATCTTATTTTCAGGTTTTCTTTCTTAGATGCTATGGTTTGTCAGCATTTGAAGCATGTTTTTCAAATCATGTTTGCATCTTTCTTTTGCAGGAAAAGTACAAGGTTAGCATGGTCTATTATACAGATGAAATTGTAGGAGCCCTGCATAAAATCAGCAAGGAAGTTGACAAACCTCTACTGTTTCTCTTGCATGGACTCAATACTGACAGCAGTAACTTCTCTAATGCAGCAGGATTTGAGGTTCCTGTGTCTTTTACGATGTTCTTCCATTATCACTTGTTTGTTTCTTTTCTCAGGCATTAACATTTGTGTAAATCCTTGTCCAGGGGATAGAAAAGTTTGAATCAGATTTGACTACATTACATCCTATTTTGACTGAATGTCGTGTTTTGAAGTCCGATCTGGAGCTTGCTGTTGTTAAATTTGCTAATGACATCAGCTCTGAAGCACATGTGGAGGTAACCATTCGTGCAAAGTGCAAACATCTCACTGACTGGTGACTGCATTTATTTGACATGGCATTTTACTTGTTCTTGCACTCTTCCTGTTATGAATTTAAATTGATAGATGGCAATTTGCATATGTTTCTCTGCATACCATTCTAGGTTTTTACTTTGTGATCAGCTACTTGTGCTTGCAATTAGGGTTCTTATCTAATAACAATTGCCAGTGTACATTTTTAGTTTCATTTCACACACTCACATGTCTGGAATTTAGCTCTCTTTCTGATGATCAGTTTTCTTCTGAAACTTCTTTATAAATATTCCAAAAATAGCTGATAGTTTTCTTTTTGGATGCTGAAATTTGTAAATTTGACCAGGTTATGAGAAAAATTCAGGTGGGCATGAAAGAGTATCAGTTGGAAAGCATATTTCTTCACCACACATACATGTATGGTGGCTGTAGGCACTGCTCATACACATGTATATGTGCTACTGGTGAAAATAGGTGAGGTTCATGAATAGCTTTCAACTATTTCTGTGTAGCTTATTTACAGGTAAAAAGGACTAAATTTAATTTAGGCCATTATTTAATAGGACCTTAATGCAGATCTGAATTTTCTTTAGCTTTAGCTAACATCATTGCTTTCTCATAATTCAGCGCTGTACTCCATTATGGGCATGCAGCAGCTCCAAATGATAGGGTAcggtaaattaaaaatattttgtcCTTTAATGCTTTTGATTTATAGCCGTTGTTCCTTATTTCTGACatttaattattgaaaataaaatcaaataagcCCCTATATTTTCAGTTAAGATCCAAATAAGCCCAAAATCAAGTTTTAGGTCAAATAAACCCTTTACTTTCAAATTAAGGCTAAATAAGTCCATACCtaacaaaatattatttttctaataataaatattatttttgtgattttttaaataataaaatattaaaaataataattttaatattaaacaatatttgttcactatgttttcaatttcttttttttttaaattttaatgtgtaaaattattaaaaaaaataatattttatta
The sequence above is a segment of the Hevea brasiliensis isolate MT/VB/25A 57/8 chromosome 11, ASM3005281v1, whole genome shotgun sequence genome. Coding sequences within it:
- the LOC110635909 gene encoding uncharacterized protein LOC110635909 is translated as MASSSSPSSLSPPKVPTELYVTNREKLLKSLRQYLIETSRPLHGFVFLQGGEEKFRYCTDHIELFRQESYFAYLFGVTEPGFCGAIDVATGNSILFVPRLPADYAVWLGEIKPLSYFQEKYKVSMVYYTDEIVGALHKISKEVDKPLLFLLHGLNTDSSNFSNAAGFEGIEKFESDLTTLHPILTECRVLKSDLELAVVKFANDISSEAHVEVMRKIQVGMKEYQLESIFLHHTYMYGGCRHCSYTCICATGENSAVLHYGHAAAPNDRTLEDGDMALFDMGAEYNFYGSDITCSFPVNGKFTSDQSLIYNAVLDAHNAVISAMRPGVSWLDMHKLAEKIILESLKKGCIVVGNVDDMMTERLGAVFMPHGLGHLLGIDTHDPGGYLKGPKRSKEPGLRSLRTARELEEGMVITVEPGCYFIDALLDPAMENSNTSKFFNREAIGRFKGFGGVRIESDVHVTANGSNNMTNVPREVWEIEAVMAGAAWPLDKASACSRENKVNNGPSC